A window of Pedococcus aerophilus contains these coding sequences:
- a CDS encoding NAD(P)/FAD-dependent oxidoreductase, whose amino-acid sequence METNHDVIIIGGGPAGLAAATTFARARRDVLVLDTGEPRNAPAHGVHSFLSRDGMAPRELLAIARGELLGFGGRFRLEGAQGARAVEGGFEVTLSGGDVLTARRLLVTTGLVDELPPIEGLREHWGTSAIHCPYCHGYEVRDKALVVLATNPMSAHQALHFTQWSDDVTLVLDGQAAPEAAEAARLAAVGVRVVAGPVRRLVSEEGRLTGVEVGEADSDAVVVPCEAVVLAPRFTARSAVLESLGVEPVDFLMGETVVGRHVPGDPMGGQTSVPGVHVAGNVTDPMAQVIHAAGAGVRAAAMMNMALIVEDADRAVAAAS is encoded by the coding sequence ATGGAAACGAACCACGACGTCATCATCATCGGCGGCGGCCCGGCAGGTCTCGCCGCCGCCACGACCTTCGCCCGCGCCCGTAGGGACGTCCTCGTGCTCGACACCGGCGAGCCGCGCAACGCCCCGGCTCACGGCGTCCATTCTTTCCTGTCCCGCGACGGCATGGCGCCGCGCGAGCTGCTCGCGATCGCCCGGGGCGAGCTGCTCGGGTTCGGCGGCCGGTTCCGGCTCGAGGGTGCGCAGGGGGCGCGCGCCGTCGAGGGTGGCTTCGAGGTCACCCTCTCCGGTGGGGACGTGCTCACGGCCCGGCGGCTGCTCGTCACGACCGGCCTCGTCGACGAGCTCCCTCCCATCGAGGGCCTTCGCGAGCACTGGGGCACCTCGGCCATCCACTGCCCGTACTGCCACGGCTACGAGGTGCGCGACAAGGCGCTGGTCGTGCTGGCCACGAACCCGATGTCGGCGCACCAGGCCCTGCACTTCACCCAGTGGTCGGACGATGTGACGCTGGTGCTCGACGGGCAGGCGGCACCGGAGGCGGCAGAGGCAGCTCGCCTGGCTGCGGTCGGGGTCCGGGTGGTGGCGGGACCGGTGCGCCGCCTGGTGTCCGAGGAGGGTCGACTGACCGGTGTCGAGGTGGGTGAGGCGGACTCGGATGCCGTCGTCGTGCCCTGCGAGGCGGTCGTCCTCGCACCGCGGTTCACCGCGCGGTCGGCGGTCCTGGAGTCGCTCGGCGTCGAGCCGGTGGACTTCCTCATGGGCGAGACCGTCGTCGGGCGACACGTCCCCGGCGACCCCATGGGTGGTCAGACCTCGGTGCCCGGCGTCCACGTCGCCGGCAACGTCACCGACCCGATGGCCCAGGTGATCCACGCGGCCGGCGCCGGGGTGCGGGCCGCAGCCATGATGAACATGGCCCTCATCGTCGAGGACGCCGACCGCGCCGTGGCCGCAGCCTCCTGA
- a CDS encoding XRE family transcriptional regulator yields the protein MANDPLADLGPRLRRLRTARDLTLSQVGDETGLSVSTLSRLESGGRRATLELLLPLARVYGVTLDELVDAPATGDPRIHAKPIEAYGGTIVPLTNRPGGVRAFKHVIRPATRSVPDANTHEGYEWLYVLDGRLRLVLGEHDVVLGPGEVAEFDTRVPHWFGCADDQPVEMLSIFGPQGERMHVRAKPRARSAGAKDDG from the coding sequence ATGGCAAACGACCCCCTGGCCGATCTCGGACCTCGGCTCCGGCGGCTGCGGACCGCGCGCGACCTCACCCTGTCCCAGGTCGGCGACGAGACGGGGCTGTCCGTCAGCACGCTGTCGCGGCTCGAGTCCGGTGGGCGCCGGGCGACCCTGGAGCTCCTGCTGCCGCTGGCTCGCGTCTACGGCGTCACCCTGGACGAGCTCGTCGACGCCCCCGCCACCGGGGACCCGCGCATCCACGCCAAGCCGATCGAGGCCTACGGCGGCACCATCGTCCCGCTGACCAACCGGCCCGGGGGAGTGCGCGCGTTCAAGCACGTGATCCGCCCGGCCACGCGCTCGGTCCCCGACGCCAACACCCACGAGGGCTACGAGTGGCTCTACGTCCTCGACGGCCGGCTGCGCCTCGTCCTCGGCGAGCACGACGTGGTGCTCGGCCCGGGAGAGGTCGCGGAGTTCGACACGCGGGTGCCGCACTGGTTCGGCTGCGCCGACGACCAGCCGGTCGAGATGCTGAGCATCTTCGGACCGCAGGGCGAGCGCATGCACGTGCGCGCCAAGCCGCGGGCGAGGTCGGCCGGGGCCAAGGACGACGGCTAG
- a CDS encoding glycoside hydrolase family 15, whose protein sequence is MRRRFVVPVVLAVAALVGGAAAGPKAMPPEEKLITAPGYRAAPAYADNGQENADRRWVETGTVPGADTAWADMSRWALVDVKAHLEANGTVSAGPGGPWGYFWPRDGSFAAVALSRTGHASDAASVLDRMARLEFDPAVGFQARYALDGTPLTDRPRQSDGCGWVLWALAEVRRDSPAGVPPSAAELRDRCVRTLTRLVDGGDDLPPPSPDYWEVRVSRTSLGTVAPMLAGLAAASRDYVATGDLGPSQRVRATVARLAGTVQREMGPVYERFGDSGGLDAAVVMLLPPFTAEADLPESMTRAVRTAVGRYQREAAQPAGGVAPGVQWVKKGGASWTPQTALLALSAAASGRDRAAHARLDWLEAHRTPYGSLPEKVTRSGAPAGPAPLVWTASLVVLTLAELEAPTS, encoded by the coding sequence GTGCGGCGACGGTTCGTGGTGCCGGTGGTCCTCGCCGTCGCGGCCCTGGTCGGTGGCGCAGCCGCTGGCCCGAAGGCCATGCCGCCCGAGGAGAAGCTCATCACCGCCCCGGGCTACCGCGCAGCCCCCGCGTACGCCGACAACGGCCAGGAGAACGCCGACCGTCGCTGGGTGGAGACCGGCACCGTCCCGGGCGCCGACACCGCCTGGGCGGACATGTCGCGCTGGGCCCTCGTCGACGTCAAGGCGCACCTCGAGGCGAACGGCACCGTGTCGGCTGGTCCGGGTGGGCCCTGGGGCTACTTCTGGCCCCGTGACGGGTCGTTCGCCGCGGTCGCCCTGAGCCGCACCGGCCACGCCTCCGACGCGGCCTCGGTGCTGGACCGTATGGCGCGACTGGAGTTCGACCCTGCGGTCGGGTTCCAGGCGAGGTACGCCCTCGATGGAACGCCGCTGACCGACCGCCCGCGCCAGTCCGATGGCTGCGGGTGGGTGCTGTGGGCACTGGCCGAGGTCCGTCGCGACAGCCCTGCCGGGGTGCCGCCTTCCGCGGCCGAGCTGCGTGACCGGTGCGTCCGCACCCTGACCCGTCTCGTCGACGGCGGTGACGATCTGCCCCCGCCCTCCCCCGACTACTGGGAGGTGCGTGTCAGCCGGACCTCCCTCGGGACGGTGGCGCCGATGCTCGCCGGGCTGGCCGCGGCGAGCCGTGACTACGTCGCGACCGGTGACCTGGGGCCGTCGCAGCGGGTGCGGGCCACCGTGGCCCGGCTCGCAGGGACGGTGCAGCGCGAGATGGGTCCGGTGTACGAACGGTTCGGCGACTCCGGCGGGCTCGACGCCGCCGTCGTCATGCTGCTGCCCCCCTTCACGGCCGAGGCCGACCTGCCTGAGTCGATGACCCGGGCGGTCCGGACTGCGGTGGGGCGCTACCAGCGTGAGGCCGCCCAGCCCGCCGGTGGCGTGGCCCCGGGGGTGCAGTGGGTCAAGAAGGGCGGGGCCTCGTGGACCCCGCAGACCGCCCTCCTCGCGCTGTCCGCCGCGGCGTCCGGTCGCGACCGTGCCGCGCACGCGAGGCTCGACTGGCTGGAGGCCCACCGGACGCCATACGGGTCGCTGCCGGAGAAGGTGACCCGCAGCGGTGCGCCTGCCGGCCCGGCCCCGCTGGTCTGGACCGCGAGCCTGGTGGTGCTCACCCTGGCTGAGCTCGAGGCGCCGACCTCCTAG
- the ybaK gene encoding Cys-tRNA(Pro) deacylase, translating to MGKRRESGAGTPATTALTRLGVSFGVHPYEHDPAAASYGLEAAAALSVPPGQVFKTLLVEGERGLAVGVVPVDRSLDLKAVAAALGWKKVAMADPAAAERSTGYVVGGISPIGQKKALPTVLDESASAFDVVYVSGGHRGLDLSLAPADLVEATRATVAAIAR from the coding sequence ATGGGCAAGCGTCGTGAGAGCGGTGCCGGTACGCCGGCGACGACCGCGCTGACCCGCCTCGGGGTGTCCTTCGGCGTCCACCCCTACGAGCACGACCCGGCCGCGGCCTCCTACGGACTGGAGGCCGCGGCCGCGCTGTCGGTGCCGCCCGGGCAGGTGTTCAAGACCCTGCTCGTCGAGGGCGAGCGCGGGCTGGCCGTCGGGGTCGTGCCGGTCGACCGCAGCCTCGACCTCAAGGCCGTCGCCGCGGCGCTGGGGTGGAAGAAGGTCGCCATGGCCGACCCTGCGGCAGCAGAGCGCAGCACGGGGTACGTCGTCGGAGGCATCTCCCCCATCGGCCAGAAGAAGGCCCTGCCGACCGTCCTCGACGAGAGCGCGAGCGCGTTCGACGTCGTCTACGTCTCCGGCGGGCACCGGGGCCTCGACCTCTCGCTCGCACCAGCGGACCTCGTCGAGGCGACCCGGGCGACCGTCGCGGCCATCGCCCGCTGA
- a CDS encoding biotin transporter BioY: MTAIALPRKRVLADYVPAVAGVPATAGVLARDLALVAAGAGFIGLLAQWSVPLPGTPVPLTLGTFAVLLTGASLGGIRALLSLATYLVAGGLGVNWFAGHGEGFGGATFGYVVGYLLAATLVGALAQRGGDRTVARTAMTMVVGNILIYAAGVPWLMEATGMDFGTALAKGVVPFLIGDGLKVLAAAGLFPAVWALVKRIEKR; the protein is encoded by the coding sequence GTGACTGCTATCGCCCTCCCCCGCAAGCGTGTCCTCGCCGACTACGTCCCCGCCGTCGCCGGCGTCCCGGCCACTGCCGGTGTGCTGGCCCGAGACCTGGCCCTGGTCGCTGCCGGCGCCGGGTTCATCGGCCTGCTGGCCCAGTGGAGCGTGCCGCTGCCCGGCACCCCCGTCCCCCTGACCCTCGGCACGTTCGCGGTGCTGCTGACCGGTGCCTCCCTCGGCGGGATCCGTGCGCTGCTCAGCCTTGCCACCTACCTCGTCGCGGGCGGCCTCGGAGTCAACTGGTTCGCCGGTCACGGTGAGGGCTTCGGCGGCGCCACGTTCGGTTACGTCGTCGGCTACCTGTTGGCAGCCACCCTCGTCGGTGCGCTCGCGCAGCGTGGCGGCGACCGGACGGTGGCCAGGACCGCGATGACGATGGTCGTGGGCAACATCCTCATCTACGCCGCCGGTGTCCCGTGGCTGATGGAGGCCACGGGCATGGACTTCGGGACCGCCCTGGCGAAGGGTGTCGTGCCCTTCCTCATCGGTGACGGCCTCAAGGTGCTCGCGGCGGCAGGGCTCTTCCCCGCGGTCTGGGCGCTCGTGAAGCGCATCGAGAAGCGCTGA
- a CDS encoding lysine 2,3-aminomutase, translating into MSTSIEQPYVYRHRELVEPDWTRFPGWKDVTAADWASAQWQRVHCIKNLKQLRELMGDLLTEAFYADLERDQAERATMSMLVPPQMMNTMVSEQTWADGSMPAAGTEFTRAFYADPVRRYMLPVFSDRRTDWPSHPHATRDSLHEHDMWAVEGLTHRYPTKVLAEMLPTCPQYCGHCTRMDLVGNSTAVIDKLKLTGKPVDRYAAMLDYLQRTPQVRDVVVSGGDVANMPWKNLEGFLDKLLDVENIRDIRLATKALMGLPQHWLQDDVVEGVARVSAKARSRGVSLAIHTHVNSAQSVTPLVADAAKAMLQAGVRDVRNQGVLMRGVNDTTEQLLDLCFALQDDAMITPYYFYMCDMIPFSEHWRVSLAEAQHLQHSMMGYLPGFATPRIVCDVPFVGKRWVHQVDSYDTERGMSFWRKNYRTSIEGADTDALSRDYVYYDPIHTLPEAGQQWWREQGDHEAAHAVAVEQAAASREASERDIALV; encoded by the coding sequence ATGAGCACCTCGATCGAGCAGCCCTACGTCTACCGGCACCGCGAGCTGGTCGAGCCCGACTGGACCCGGTTCCCCGGCTGGAAGGACGTCACCGCCGCCGACTGGGCCAGCGCCCAGTGGCAGCGCGTCCACTGCATCAAGAACCTCAAGCAGCTCCGCGAGCTCATGGGCGACCTGCTCACCGAGGCGTTCTACGCCGACCTCGAGCGCGACCAGGCCGAACGCGCGACGATGTCGATGCTCGTGCCGCCGCAGATGATGAACACGATGGTCAGCGAGCAGACCTGGGCCGACGGCTCGATGCCCGCCGCCGGCACCGAGTTCACCCGCGCCTTCTACGCCGACCCGGTGCGCCGCTACATGCTCCCGGTGTTCTCCGACCGGCGCACCGACTGGCCGAGCCACCCGCACGCCACCCGCGACAGCCTCCACGAGCACGACATGTGGGCCGTCGAGGGGCTGACCCACCGCTACCCCACCAAGGTCCTGGCCGAGATGCTGCCGACCTGCCCGCAGTACTGCGGCCACTGCACCCGCATGGACCTCGTCGGCAACTCCACCGCCGTCATCGACAAGCTCAAGCTCACCGGCAAGCCGGTCGACCGGTATGCCGCGATGCTCGACTACCTCCAGCGCACCCCGCAGGTGCGCGACGTCGTCGTCTCCGGCGGCGACGTGGCCAACATGCCCTGGAAGAACCTCGAGGGGTTCCTCGACAAGCTGCTCGACGTCGAGAACATCCGCGACATCCGCCTCGCCACCAAGGCACTCATGGGACTGCCGCAGCACTGGCTCCAGGACGACGTGGTCGAGGGCGTGGCCCGCGTGTCGGCCAAGGCCCGCTCGCGCGGCGTCTCGCTGGCGATCCACACCCACGTCAACAGCGCCCAGTCGGTCACCCCGCTGGTCGCCGACGCCGCGAAGGCGATGCTCCAGGCCGGCGTCCGCGACGTCCGCAACCAGGGTGTCCTCATGCGTGGCGTCAACGACACGACCGAGCAGCTGCTCGACCTCTGCTTCGCCCTGCAGGACGACGCGATGATCACGCCGTACTACTTCTACATGTGCGACATGATCCCGTTCAGCGAGCACTGGCGGGTCTCGCTCGCCGAGGCCCAGCACCTCCAGCACTCGATGATGGGCTACCTGCCCGGGTTCGCCACGCCGCGCATCGTCTGCGACGTCCCGTTCGTCGGGAAGCGCTGGGTGCACCAGGTCGACAGCTACGACACCGAGCGCGGGATGTCGTTCTGGCGCAAGAACTACCGCACCTCGATCGAGGGCGCCGACACCGACGCCCTGTCGCGTGACTACGTCTACTACGACCCGATCCACACCCTCCCCGAGGCCGGCCAGCAGTGGTGGCGCGAGCAGGGCGACCACGAGGCCGCCCACGCCGTCGCCGTCGAGCAGGCCGCGGCCAGCCGGGAGGCGTCCGAGCGCGACATCGCCCTGGTCTGA
- a CDS encoding L-erythro-3,5-diaminohexanoate dehydrogenase, translated as MSIAAENRSTPSSPVGLHRVLDPVGASLPQAARRLDASPQLWDDEVRISIETLNLDAASYRQLSEKHSGDGEAVRAEVLDIVATRGKMQNPVTGSGGMLIGTVEEVGPGSTLGLSVGDRVATLVSLSLTPLVITDGLARWDGRSERVPAEGHAILFGRSIAAQLPDDLSPDLALMVMDVCGAPALVSRVVGEYAARGVSPVVAVLGGAGKSGSLSLAAATEAGASRTLGVVPHEREAELLRASGLADEVVVADARSPLGLSEAVAAAGGPADVTVVCVDVPGCEQPAILSTAQGGTIIFFSMATNFAAAALGAEGVAADVRMLVGNGYVPGHAAYALELVRGNAAVRSLFEGRLEE; from the coding sequence GTGTCCATCGCTGCCGAGAACCGCTCGACACCGTCCTCACCGGTCGGTCTGCACCGGGTCCTCGACCCGGTCGGCGCGTCCCTGCCGCAGGCGGCGCGACGACTCGATGCGTCGCCGCAGCTCTGGGACGACGAGGTCCGGATCAGCATCGAGACGCTCAACCTCGACGCGGCGTCCTACCGCCAGCTGTCGGAGAAGCACTCCGGCGACGGCGAGGCGGTCCGCGCCGAGGTCCTCGACATCGTCGCGACCCGCGGCAAGATGCAGAACCCCGTTACCGGTTCCGGCGGCATGCTCATCGGGACGGTCGAGGAGGTCGGACCTGGGTCGACCCTCGGCCTGTCGGTCGGTGACCGCGTTGCCACCCTGGTGTCGCTGTCCCTCACCCCGCTGGTCATCACCGACGGCCTGGCCCGGTGGGACGGCCGCTCCGAGCGGGTCCCTGCCGAGGGTCACGCGATCCTCTTCGGCCGCTCCATCGCTGCCCAGCTCCCCGACGACCTCAGCCCCGACCTGGCGCTCATGGTCATGGACGTGTGCGGTGCGCCAGCCCTCGTCTCACGGGTGGTGGGGGAGTATGCCGCGCGCGGGGTCAGCCCCGTCGTCGCCGTGCTCGGCGGGGCCGGGAAGTCCGGGTCGCTGTCCCTCGCGGCAGCCACGGAGGCCGGCGCGTCGCGGACCCTCGGTGTCGTCCCGCACGAGCGCGAGGCCGAGCTGCTGCGCGCCAGCGGGCTGGCCGACGAGGTCGTCGTCGCCGATGCCCGGAGCCCGCTCGGCCTGTCGGAGGCGGTGGCCGCGGCCGGTGGACCGGCCGACGTGACCGTGGTGTGCGTGGACGTGCCCGGGTGCGAGCAGCCCGCCATCCTGTCGACCGCCCAGGGCGGCACCATCATCTTCTTCTCCATGGCGACCAACTTCGCCGCGGCGGCCCTGGGTGCCGAGGGGGTGGCAGCCGACGTGCGCATGCTGGTGGGCAACGGGTACGTGCCCGGCCACGCGGCATACGCCCTCGAGCTGGTGCGCGGCAACGCCGCGGTGCGCTCCCTCTTCGAGGGCCGCCTCGAGGAGTGA
- a CDS encoding phosphoketolase family protein, with protein sequence MTTVAPFPAHPSDAPSTSGHADYTPDELALDLRWWAAANYLTVGQIYLRDNALLREPLRLEHTKPRLLGHWGTSPGLSMVYALVNRIIRRTATDWLYVTGPGHGGPALVAAAWLEGTYSEVYPHIAADGDGVRDLFRQFSSPGGIPSHVSVQTPGSIHEGGELGYALVHAAGAAFDHPDLTVACVVGDGEAETGPLSASWRLPTFLNPRRDGAVLPILHLNGYKIAGPTVLGRASDEDVEAYLRSQGWDPVTVSGDDPDLVFPALFDALSRAHEQIRALQAAARSGEGPSEPVRHRWPAIILRTPKGWTGPDVVDGVQVQGTNRSHQVPLSGLAENPEHLRLLEEWLRTYQPDELFDTTGRLAPELRALAPDADLRMSATPYANGGRLRAELPPVDLAAHEVPLPSRGTTWVENTLSSGGLMRDLYAATARPDGGGTFRLFSPDETASNRLQSVFEVTDRNFMGPLLDTDDHLGPDGRVMEVLSEHLCQGWLEGYVLSGRHGVFATYEAFAMVSASMAVQHVKWLQHAKDLSWRADVSSLNVLLTSTCWRNDHNGFSHQGPGLIDCLIPLAPDVVRVWFPPDANTALSITDHCLRSTNHVNLIVVDKQKHLQYLSLEEAHRHCAAGAGVWDWASTGRDDEEPDIVLACAGDVPTQEALAAAELLHEHVPDLRVRFVNVVDLMALLPENDHPHGFSDSQFDDLFTKDKHVVFAFHGYPRAVHQLVHGRSNPGRFHVRGFNEQGTTTTPFDMVVLNGMSRFHLAKEALRRADRRPDGWDRLTRLCDDRLAEHATWIREHLADLPDIAEWTWKERADNGAAEQPGR encoded by the coding sequence ATGACGACCGTCGCCCCCTTCCCGGCCCACCCCTCCGACGCACCCAGCACGTCCGGTCACGCCGACTACACGCCCGACGAGCTCGCGCTGGACCTGCGCTGGTGGGCGGCGGCGAACTACCTCACGGTCGGCCAGATCTACCTGCGCGACAACGCCCTCCTGCGCGAACCGTTGCGCCTCGAGCACACCAAGCCGCGGCTGCTCGGCCACTGGGGGACCAGTCCCGGCCTGTCGATGGTCTACGCCCTCGTCAACCGCATCATCAGGCGCACCGCGACCGACTGGCTCTACGTCACCGGCCCCGGCCACGGCGGTCCGGCACTCGTGGCCGCAGCCTGGCTTGAGGGGACCTACAGCGAGGTGTACCCGCACATCGCCGCCGACGGTGACGGGGTGCGCGACCTGTTCCGCCAGTTCTCCTCGCCCGGCGGCATCCCCAGCCACGTCAGCGTCCAGACCCCGGGGAGCATCCACGAGGGCGGCGAGCTCGGGTACGCCCTGGTCCACGCGGCCGGCGCGGCGTTCGACCACCCCGACCTCACCGTGGCGTGCGTCGTCGGTGACGGCGAGGCCGAGACCGGGCCCCTCAGCGCCTCCTGGCGGCTGCCGACGTTCCTCAACCCCCGCCGTGACGGGGCGGTCCTGCCGATCCTGCACCTCAACGGCTACAAGATCGCCGGACCGACCGTCCTGGGCCGGGCCAGTGACGAGGACGTCGAGGCCTACCTGCGCAGCCAGGGCTGGGACCCGGTCACCGTCTCCGGTGACGACCCTGACCTCGTGTTCCCCGCCCTCTTCGACGCGCTCAGCCGCGCCCATGAACAGATCAGGGCCCTCCAGGCCGCGGCCAGGTCCGGCGAGGGACCGAGCGAGCCGGTGCGCCACCGCTGGCCCGCCATCATCCTGCGCACCCCCAAGGGCTGGACCGGTCCCGACGTCGTCGACGGCGTGCAGGTCCAGGGGACGAACCGCTCGCACCAGGTGCCGCTCTCCGGCCTCGCCGAGAACCCCGAGCACCTGCGGCTCCTCGAGGAGTGGCTGCGGACCTACCAGCCCGACGAGCTCTTCGACACCACCGGCCGCCTCGCCCCCGAGCTGCGCGCGCTCGCACCCGACGCCGACCTGCGGATGTCCGCCACGCCCTACGCCAACGGTGGACGGCTGCGCGCTGAGCTCCCTCCGGTGGACCTCGCCGCCCACGAGGTGCCGTTGCCCTCACGAGGGACGACGTGGGTCGAGAACACGCTGTCCTCCGGTGGCCTCATGCGTGACCTGTATGCCGCGACGGCCCGCCCCGACGGCGGCGGCACCTTCCGCCTGTTCTCGCCGGACGAGACGGCGAGCAACCGGTTGCAGTCGGTCTTCGAGGTGACCGACCGCAACTTCATGGGCCCGCTGCTCGACACCGACGACCACCTGGGGCCGGACGGGCGGGTCATGGAGGTCCTCAGCGAGCACCTGTGCCAGGGCTGGCTCGAGGGGTACGTCCTCAGCGGGCGGCACGGCGTCTTCGCGACCTACGAGGCGTTCGCCATGGTGTCGGCGTCGATGGCGGTCCAGCACGTCAAGTGGCTCCAGCACGCCAAGGACCTTTCCTGGCGCGCGGACGTGTCGTCCCTCAACGTCCTGCTGACCTCGACCTGCTGGCGCAACGACCACAACGGGTTCTCCCACCAGGGGCCGGGGCTGATCGACTGCCTCATCCCGCTCGCGCCGGACGTCGTGCGCGTGTGGTTCCCGCCGGACGCCAACACGGCGCTGTCGATCACCGACCACTGCCTGCGCAGCACCAACCACGTCAACCTCATCGTCGTCGACAAGCAGAAGCACCTGCAGTACCTCTCGCTCGAGGAGGCGCACCGCCACTGCGCCGCAGGTGCCGGTGTCTGGGACTGGGCGAGCACCGGCCGCGACGACGAGGAGCCCGACATCGTCCTGGCCTGCGCCGGCGACGTCCCGACGCAGGAGGCGCTCGCGGCCGCCGAGCTGCTGCACGAGCACGTGCCGGACCTGCGCGTGCGGTTCGTCAACGTCGTCGACCTCATGGCGCTGCTGCCGGAGAACGACCACCCGCACGGGTTCTCCGACAGCCAGTTCGACGACCTGTTCACGAAGGACAAGCACGTGGTGTTCGCGTTCCACGGCTACCCGCGGGCGGTCCACCAGCTCGTCCACGGCCGCAGCAACCCGGGACGGTTCCACGTCCGTGGGTTCAACGAGCAGGGCACGACGACGACACCGTTCGACATGGTGGTGCTCAACGGCATGAGCCGGTTCCACCTGGCGAAGGAGGCGCTCCGGCGGGCCGACCGTCGCCCCGACGGCTGGGACCGGCTGACCCGCCTGTGCGACGACCGGCTCGCCGAGCACGCCACCTGGATCCGCGAGCACCTCGCGGACCTGCCCGACATCGCGGAGTGGACCTGGAAGGAGCGTGCCGACAACGGGGCGGCGGAGCAGCCCGGCCGGTAG